In Kogia breviceps isolate mKogBre1 chromosome 7, mKogBre1 haplotype 1, whole genome shotgun sequence, a single window of DNA contains:
- the ARHGAP1 gene encoding rho GTPase-activating protein 1: MDPLSELQDDLTLDDTSQALNQLKLASIDEKNWPSDEMPDFPKSDDSKSSSPEPVTHLKWDDPYYDIARHQIVEVAGDDKYGRKVIVFSACRMPPSHQLDHSKLLGYLKHTLDQYVESDYTLLYLHHGLTSDNKPSLGWLRDAYREFDRKYKKNIKALYIVHPTMFIKTLLILFKPIISFKFGQKIFYVNYLSELSEHVKLEQLGIPRQVLKYDDFLKSTQKSPATAPKPMPPRPPLPNQQFGVSLQHLREKNPEQEPIPLVLRETIAYLQAHALTTEGIFRRSANTQVVREVQQKYNMGLPVDFNEYNELHLPAVILKTFLRELPEPLLTFDLYSHVVGFLNIDESQRVEATLQAFQMLPEENYLVLRFLTAFLVQISALCDQNKMTNTNLAVVFGPNLLWAKDAAITLKAINPINTFTKFLLDHQGELFQP; this comes from the exons ATGGACCCACTCTCAGAGCTGCAGGACGACCTGACTTTGGATGACACCAGCCAGGCTCTGAACCAGCTGAAGCTAGCCTCCATTGATGAGAAGAACTGGCCCTCAGACGAAATGCCCGACTTTCCCAAGTCAG ATGACTCCAAAAGCAGCTCCCCGGAACCTGTCACACACCTGAAGTGGGATGACCCTTACTACGACATTGCCCGGCACCAGATTGTGGAGGTGGCAG GAGACGACAAGTACGGGCGGAAGGTCATTGTGTTCAGTGCCTGCCGGATGCCCCCGAGCCACCAGCTGGACCACAGCAAGCTGCTGGG ATACCTGAAGCACACCCTGGACCAGTACGTGGAGAGCGACTACACGCTGCTCTACCTGCACCACGGCCTGACCAGCGACAACAAGCCCTCCCTCGGCTGGCTCCGGGACGCCTACCGGGAGTTTGACCGCAA GTACAAGAAGAATATCAAGGCTCTGTACATCGTGCACCCCACCATGTTCATCAAGACCCTGCTCATCCTCTTCAAGCCCATCATTAG CTTCAAGTTTGGGCAGAAGATCTTCTATGTGAATTACCTGAGTGAGCTGAGCGAGCACGTGAAGCTGGAGCAACTGGGGATCCCTCGCCAAGTGCTCAA GTATGATGACTTCCTCAAATCCACCCAGAAGAGCCCTGCGACAGCCCCCAAGCCCATGCCACCACGGCCCCCTCTGCCCAACCAGCAGTTCGGGGTCTCGTTGCAGCA CCTCCGGGAGAAGAACCCGGAGCAGGAGCCCATTCCGCTTGTGCTGCGGGAGACCATTGCCTACCTACAGGCCCACG CTCTCACCACTGAGGGGATTTTCCGGAGGTCGGCCAACACCCAAGTTGTACGGGAAGTGCAACAGAAGTACAACATGG ggcTGCCTGTGGACTTCAACGAGTACAACGAGTTGCACCTGCCGGCCGTCATTCTCAAGACCTTCCTCCGGGAGCTTCCTGAGCCCCTGCTCACCTTTGACCTCTACTCCCACGTTGTGGGCTTCCTCA ACATTGATGAGAGCCAGAGAGTGGAGGCGACGCTGCAGGCCTTCCAGATGCTGCCCGAGGAGAACTACCTGGTGCTGCGATTCCTCACTGCCTTCCTGGTGCAG ATTTCTGCCCTCTGTGACCAGAACAAGATGACCAACACTAACCTGGCAGTTGTCTTCGGCCCTAACCTGCTGTGGGCCAAGGATGCTGCCATCACCCTCAAGGCCATTAATCCCATCAATACCTTCACCAAGTTCCTCCTGGATCATCAAGGGGAGCTGTTTCAGCCCTGA